A single genomic interval of Halorubrum aethiopicum harbors:
- a CDS encoding fluoride efflux transporter FluC, whose translation MERTVPGIGLVALGGFVGALARYGVDVAAGDVTGAGTLLVNVVGSFALGVLVTRAVGPRTRLFLGTGVISSFTTYSTFATDAVALGAVGGTAYVAASYGLGFAAALAGLAVGRRR comes from the coding sequence ATGGAACGAACGGTTCCGGGGATCGGTCTCGTCGCGCTCGGCGGGTTCGTCGGCGCGCTGGCGCGGTACGGCGTCGACGTCGCCGCCGGCGACGTCACCGGAGCCGGAACGCTCCTCGTGAACGTCGTCGGATCGTTCGCGCTCGGGGTTCTCGTCACCCGGGCGGTCGGTCCGCGGACGCGCCTCTTCCTCGGAACCGGCGTGATCTCCTCGTTCACCACGTACAGCACCTTCGCGACCGACGCCGTCGCCCTCGGCGCGGTCGGCGGGACGGCCTACGTCGCCGCGAGCTACGGCCTCGGGTTCGCGGCCGCGCTGGCGGGGCTCGCCGTCGGGAGGCGACGGTGA
- a CDS encoding DUF7382 domain-containing protein, whose protein sequence is MLDSKSDTSDSKAGVGSFLDDRRAIEGLPVRLVIALVVGVASLSVMMGMIGDIDGLSSTEIDAQPQPEVTTPGSQTLDVAVVDPDGNRVSDATVIVRGGSARLDGLATAKSDSDGIASVDVSPTLGSNQLDGTLSIDVKPPAGSDFVDERGNTEVLVVAE, encoded by the coding sequence ATGCTCGACTCGAAGTCGGACACGTCGGACTCGAAGGCCGGTGTCGGATCGTTTCTCGACGACCGCCGCGCGATCGAGGGGTTGCCGGTCAGGCTGGTGATCGCCCTCGTCGTCGGCGTCGCGAGCCTCAGCGTGATGATGGGGATGATCGGCGACATCGACGGGCTCTCGTCGACGGAGATCGACGCGCAGCCGCAGCCGGAGGTGACGACGCCGGGGTCACAGACGCTCGACGTCGCGGTCGTCGACCCGGACGGCAACCGCGTCTCGGACGCGACGGTGATCGTCCGCGGCGGCTCCGCACGACTCGACGGGCTCGCTACCGCGAAGTCCGACTCGGACGGGATCGCCAGCGTCGACGTGTCGCCGACGCTGGGATCGAATCAGCTCGATGGGACGCTCTCGATCGACGTCAAACCGCCCGCGGGAAGCGACTTCGTCGACGAGCGCGGCAACACGGAGGTGCTCGTCGTCGCGGAGTAG
- a CDS encoding Hsp20/alpha crystallin family protein codes for MNGSNPFEEIEQFFGRSPFGEGLTGRRGLRTADIDVAEYDDELVVMADLPGYDREDIDVRVDDDRLTIRAERDAEHETGDGETGDGNGGHRYLRRERRHESVTRTIDLPTGVDPEGAEATYRNGVLTVTLPNRRDDREDGHRIDIE; via the coding sequence ATGAACGGATCCAACCCCTTCGAGGAGATAGAGCAGTTCTTCGGACGAAGCCCCTTCGGCGAGGGGTTGACGGGTCGCCGCGGCCTCCGGACCGCCGACATCGACGTGGCCGAGTACGACGACGAACTCGTCGTGATGGCGGACCTGCCCGGATACGACCGCGAGGACATCGACGTCCGCGTCGACGACGACCGGCTCACGATCCGCGCCGAGCGCGACGCGGAGCACGAAACGGGGGACGGCGAGACGGGCGACGGAAACGGCGGGCACCGGTACCTCCGTCGCGAGCGGCGTCACGAGTCGGTGACCCGGACGATCGACCTCCCGACCGGCGTGGACCCGGAGGGCGCGGAGGCGACGTACCGGAACGGCGTCCTCACCGTTACCCTGCCCAACAGGCGGGACGACCGCGAGGACGGCCACCGGATCGACATCGAATAG
- a CDS encoding archaemetzincin family Zn-dependent metalloprotease — protein sequence MLVDIVPVGEVSPRVKREASAVLRSVYDCDVTVHDDQAVPETAYDDGRGQYRAEDLIEVVGRVGGGEKNIGITPQDLYYRRRNYVFGLAYLNGSGSVISTHRLRTSSDGGVSTKPAIDVFADRVRKEVVHEIGHTLGLEHCDNSKCVMSFSPTVREVDVKEENLCGTCSRHVR from the coding sequence ATGCTCGTGGACATCGTGCCCGTCGGGGAGGTTTCCCCGCGAGTGAAGCGGGAGGCCTCCGCCGTGCTGCGGTCGGTATACGACTGTGACGTGACGGTCCACGACGACCAGGCGGTTCCGGAGACCGCCTACGACGACGGCCGGGGCCAGTACCGCGCGGAGGACCTCATCGAGGTCGTGGGTCGCGTCGGCGGCGGCGAGAAGAACATCGGGATCACGCCGCAGGACCTCTACTACCGCCGGCGGAACTACGTGTTCGGGCTGGCGTACCTCAACGGCAGCGGCTCAGTCATCTCGACGCACCGGCTCCGGACCTCCTCCGACGGCGGCGTGTCGACGAAGCCCGCGATCGACGTGTTCGCCGACCGCGTCCGCAAGGAGGTCGTCCACGAGATCGGTCACACCCTCGGTCTGGAACACTGCGACAACAGCAAGTGCGTGATGTCCTTTTCGCCGACGGTCCGCGAGGTCGACGTGAAAGAGGAGAACCTCTGTGGCACCTGCTCGCGACACGTCCGGTGA
- a CDS encoding Hsp20/alpha crystallin family protein, giving the protein MTRRDPLQDIEELFERMDRELEKLGTGLEVPTDSSVDVDVIEGGEEVTVLADLPGFDEEEISVELRDETLTVGATPGGEADAGDANATSASDADDANDGGRYHLRERRHGSASRRIPLPAAVEPGGASATYDAGVLTVTLPKRSAASASGHRIDVN; this is encoded by the coding sequence ATGACCCGACGCGATCCCCTCCAGGACATCGAGGAGCTGTTCGAGCGCATGGACCGCGAACTCGAGAAGCTCGGCACGGGCCTCGAGGTGCCGACCGACTCGAGCGTCGACGTCGACGTGATCGAAGGCGGCGAAGAGGTCACCGTGCTCGCCGATCTGCCGGGGTTCGACGAAGAGGAGATCAGCGTGGAACTCAGAGACGAGACGCTCACCGTGGGGGCGACGCCGGGCGGCGAGGCGGACGCGGGCGACGCGAACGCGACGAGCGCGAGCGACGCGGACGACGCGAACGACGGGGGACGCTACCACCTCCGCGAGCGGCGTCACGGGTCGGCCTCCCGGCGGATCCCGTTGCCGGCGGCGGTCGAGCCGGGCGGGGCGAGCGCGACGTACGACGCCGGCGTGTTGACGGTCACGCTGCCGAAACGGTCCGCCGCCAGCGCGAGCGGCCACCGGATCGACGTCAACTGA
- a CDS encoding TIGR01548 family HAD-type hydrolase, whose protein sequence is MQVDAVVLDIDGVLVDVADSYRRAIIESVDRVCGKTIDREAIQSFKDAGGFNNDWELTYAAALFVLARREGLRMDVEAFTDRIAADEEGGGLAAAKRVVADLPNVAQARVRDQWDTDRLHDVFQALYLGEELYRDLEGGDPPVSTTGYIHDEPTLVDPATIADLTDRFDVGVLTGRPAAEAEIALERVGLEIPETHRFTMDDWEEGKPHPRALVELAERFDAERVAFAGDTLDDVRTARNADLEDDSRVYYAVGVLTGGLTGEDGTRAFSEARADAVLEDVNGLVDLLE, encoded by the coding sequence ATGCAGGTCGACGCCGTCGTGCTCGACATCGATGGGGTGTTGGTCGACGTCGCGGACTCCTACCGCCGGGCGATCATCGAGTCGGTCGACCGCGTCTGCGGCAAGACCATCGACCGCGAGGCGATCCAGTCGTTCAAGGACGCCGGCGGCTTCAACAACGACTGGGAGCTGACGTACGCGGCCGCCCTCTTCGTGTTGGCCCGCCGCGAGGGGCTCCGGATGGACGTCGAGGCGTTCACCGACCGGATCGCGGCCGACGAGGAGGGTGGCGGCCTCGCGGCGGCGAAACGGGTCGTCGCCGACCTCCCCAACGTCGCGCAGGCGCGGGTTCGCGACCAGTGGGACACGGACCGCCTCCACGACGTGTTCCAGGCGCTGTACCTCGGCGAGGAGCTGTACCGCGATCTCGAGGGCGGTGACCCGCCGGTGTCGACGACGGGGTACATCCACGACGAGCCGACGCTCGTCGATCCGGCGACGATCGCGGACCTGACCGATCGCTTCGACGTGGGCGTGTTGACTGGGCGGCCCGCCGCGGAGGCCGAGATCGCTCTGGAGCGCGTCGGGCTCGAGATTCCTGAGACCCACCGGTTCACGATGGACGACTGGGAGGAGGGGAAGCCGCACCCGCGGGCGCTCGTCGAACTCGCCGAGCGGTTCGACGCCGAGCGGGTCGCGTTCGCGGGCGACACCCTCGACGACGTGCGGACCGCCCGGAACGCGGACCTCGAGGACGACTCGCGCGTCTACTACGCGGTCGGCGTCCTGACCGGGGGACTGACCGGCGAGGACGGAACGCGGGCGTTCAGCGAGGCGAGGGCCGACGCGGTTCTCGAGGACGTGAACGGGCTGGTGGACCTCTTGGAGTAG
- a CDS encoding UPF0146 family protein, whose protein sequence is MESPSRRALVAELDRFDRLLEVGCGDRLGVARNLADRGRDVIAIDVEVDGSGDEDPRVDGSLRVRRGDVVALADAADPSSALAIGNEDAAGVDAVYARRLPAELQRPALELATRLDAACLFTTLGFEEPVVPVRRRSIPGTTLYVARAPGDSFP, encoded by the coding sequence GTGGAATCCCCCTCACGTCGTGCGCTCGTCGCCGAACTCGATCGGTTCGACCGACTCCTCGAGGTCGGCTGCGGCGACCGCCTCGGCGTCGCGAGGAACCTCGCCGACCGCGGCCGCGACGTGATCGCGATCGACGTCGAGGTCGACGGCTCCGGCGACGAAGACCCGCGGGTCGACGGCTCGCTCCGCGTCCGCCGCGGCGACGTGGTCGCGCTCGCGGACGCGGCCGATCCGTCGTCGGCGCTCGCGATCGGGAACGAGGACGCGGCGGGGGTCGACGCGGTGTACGCCCGCCGCCTCCCGGCGGAGCTTCAACGCCCCGCCCTCGAGTTGGCGACCCGCCTCGACGCCGCCTGCCTGTTCACCACGCTCGGGTTCGAGGAGCCGGTCGTCCCCGTACGACGCCGGTCGATCCCGGGTACGACGCTGTACGTCGCGCGCGCTCCCGGCGACTCGTTCCCCTGA
- the pcm gene encoding protein-L-isoaspartate O-methyltransferase: MGDVDHAAERRRLVEHLRRRTDASDRTLSAIAAVPRHEFVPEEDRSHAYADRPLPIGHGQTISAPHMVAVMVDLLEVSSGDRVFEVGTGCGYHAAVVAEIVGPGNVYSVEYVPELADAARERLDRLGYDVTVRAGDGRTAFEECAPFDAAYLTCAAPGEVPGEIVERTRIGGHVVAPVESNDDGSGLLGSIGAGRSGASQRLVRLTVRDDGVDREDHGGVRFVPMR; the protein is encoded by the coding sequence ATGGGCGACGTCGATCACGCCGCGGAGCGCCGACGACTCGTCGAGCACCTCCGGCGACGGACCGACGCGAGCGATCGGACCCTGTCGGCGATCGCCGCCGTCCCCCGCCACGAGTTCGTTCCGGAGGAGGACCGCTCGCACGCGTACGCGGACCGACCGCTGCCGATCGGCCACGGACAGACGATAAGCGCGCCGCACATGGTGGCGGTCATGGTCGACCTCCTCGAGGTCTCCTCGGGGGACCGGGTGTTCGAGGTCGGCACGGGCTGTGGCTATCACGCCGCGGTCGTCGCCGAGATCGTCGGTCCCGGGAACGTCTACAGCGTGGAGTACGTCCCGGAACTCGCCGACGCCGCTCGCGAGCGGCTGGATCGACTGGGATACGACGTGACCGTGCGAGCCGGGGACGGACGGACCGCGTTCGAGGAGTGTGCCCCCTTCGACGCCGCCTACCTCACCTGTGCCGCTCCGGGGGAGGTTCCCGGCGAGATCGTCGAGCGGACGCGGATCGGGGGCCACGTCGTCGCCCCCGTGGAGTCGAACGACGACGGGAGCGGCCTCCTCGGCAGCATCGGAGCCGGTCGATCCGGCGCGAGTCAGCGGCTCGTCCGGCTGACCGTCCGCGACGACGGCGTCGACCGCGAGGACCACGGCGGGGTGCGGTTCGTCCCGATGCGGTGA
- a CDS encoding ATP-binding protein, protein MNVLGRDDDGDGADDGENPSPATVRLGSFLARDGSDGAAVGVDADSPHAAVVLGKRGTGKSYTLGVIAEGLADATGVAPVVVDPMGVFDGLTEAGGRVVDPTIRPTEVPASVWPDLVGLDPAGGPGSLLWRVVADAVETAGVDGDSPSIDALRWAVSEADAPDRTRRAVRNHLRLAESWGVFDEAAPPVASLVASGEPTVIDLSGVPEAAAGAVVRAVARGLYDARVNGTVDRLPWLLVDEAHAFFDGVADPALRTLLTRGRAPGVSLVCATQRPSALPDVAVSQSDLLVAHRLTAGPDVDALATAEATYLAGDLAARLPTGTGEALVVDDASETAHAVRVRERRTPHGGGNPRAGDTEAAERATRAERAAQAERATRAKRATGTGRIAPTEHGR, encoded by the coding sequence ATGAACGTTCTCGGACGGGACGACGACGGAGACGGAGCGGATGACGGGGAGAACCCATCACCGGCGACGGTCCGTCTCGGCTCCTTTCTGGCGCGGGACGGCAGCGACGGGGCGGCCGTCGGGGTCGACGCCGACTCCCCGCACGCGGCGGTGGTCCTCGGGAAACGCGGCACCGGGAAGTCGTACACCCTCGGCGTCATCGCGGAGGGGCTCGCGGACGCGACCGGGGTCGCTCCCGTCGTCGTCGATCCGATGGGCGTCTTCGACGGGCTGACCGAGGCCGGCGGACGGGTCGTCGATCCCACGATCCGACCGACCGAGGTTCCGGCCTCGGTCTGGCCCGACCTCGTGGGACTCGACCCCGCGGGCGGCCCCGGAAGCCTGTTGTGGCGGGTCGTCGCCGACGCGGTCGAAACCGCGGGAGTCGACGGCGATTCCCCGTCGATCGACGCGCTCCGGTGGGCCGTCTCGGAGGCCGACGCCCCCGACCGAACGCGCCGGGCGGTTCGGAACCACCTCCGGCTGGCGGAGTCCTGGGGCGTCTTCGACGAGGCCGCCCCGCCGGTCGCGTCCCTCGTCGCGAGCGGCGAGCCGACCGTGATCGACCTGTCGGGGGTTCCCGAGGCCGCCGCCGGGGCGGTCGTCCGCGCGGTCGCCCGCGGGTTGTACGACGCGCGAGTGAACGGGACCGTCGACCGGCTTCCCTGGCTGCTCGTGGACGAGGCGCACGCCTTCTTCGACGGCGTGGCCGACCCGGCGCTCCGGACACTCTTGACGCGCGGCCGCGCGCCGGGCGTGTCGCTCGTCTGTGCGACGCAGCGGCCGAGCGCGCTGCCGGACGTCGCCGTCTCGCAGTCCGACCTCCTCGTGGCACACCGGCTCACGGCCGGCCCCGACGTGGACGCGCTGGCGACGGCTGAGGCGACGTACCTCGCCGGCGACCTCGCCGCCCGGCTGCCCACCGGCACCGGCGAGGCGCTCGTCGTCGACGACGCGAGCGAGACGGCCCACGCGGTCCGCGTGCGGGAGCGGCGAACGCCACACGGCGGCGGAAATCCCCGCGCCGGCGACACGGAGGCGGCCGAGCGGGCGACACGAGCCGAGCGGGCGGCACAGGCCGAACGGGCGACACGAGCCAAGCGAGCGACGGGGACCGGGCGGATCGCGCCGACCGAGCACGGCCGGTGA
- a CDS encoding protein-L-isoaspartate O-methyltransferase family protein, which translates to MDEAALRADMIEGLEHQLGEPLGASVLSALQTVPREAFVDDAPYANDASEEAGTRALAPATVARMLAAVDAEEGDDVLVVGAGIGYTSAALAEIVGARHVHAIDIDRRAVHLARSNLADAGYDAVLVDRRDGAGGLPEYAPYDRVLVEAAVVTPPRALRDQLDEAGRIVYPRGAGDQTIVAIEPADGVEPTDRVDRAGNDDPAPDGFRTVEEAGPARLRPMLVDGEQAGVERNRTRREDAEFAEQGYFARTGWEQEWIDWDERL; encoded by the coding sequence ATGGACGAAGCGGCGCTCCGGGCCGACATGATCGAGGGGCTCGAACACCAGCTCGGCGAGCCCCTCGGCGCGTCGGTGCTGTCGGCGCTCCAGACGGTCCCCCGCGAGGCGTTCGTGGACGACGCGCCGTACGCGAACGACGCGAGCGAGGAGGCCGGAACGCGGGCGCTCGCGCCCGCGACCGTCGCGCGGATGCTTGCCGCGGTTGACGCCGAGGAGGGAGACGACGTGCTCGTCGTCGGGGCCGGTATCGGCTACACGAGCGCCGCGCTCGCCGAGATCGTCGGCGCGCGCCACGTCCACGCGATCGACATCGACCGACGCGCCGTCCACCTCGCCCGCTCGAACCTCGCGGACGCCGGCTACGACGCCGTCCTCGTCGACCGCCGCGACGGCGCGGGAGGGCTCCCGGAGTACGCCCCGTACGACCGGGTCCTCGTCGAGGCGGCCGTCGTGACGCCGCCGCGGGCGCTCCGCGACCAGCTCGACGAGGCGGGTCGGATCGTGTACCCGCGCGGAGCCGGTGATCAGACGATCGTCGCGATCGAGCCGGCCGACGGCGTCGAACCGACCGATCGCGTCGACCGCGCCGGGAACGACGACCCCGCACCCGACGGCTTCCGAACCGTCGAGGAGGCGGGACCCGCGCGGCTCCGTCCGATGCTCGTCGACGGCGAACAGGCCGGAGTCGAGCGGAACCGGACACGCCGCGAGGACGCCGAGTTCGCCGAGCAGGGGTACTTCGCGCGAACCGGCTGGGAGCAGGAGTGGATCGACTGGGACGAGCGGCTGTGA
- the ygfZ gene encoding CAF17-like 4Fe-4S cluster assembly/insertion protein YgfZ, with protein MTLVSDAHDGHGARYRDRGGRQVVDHYGKPARVGKAVRNVVGAIEMGYGVLSVTGEDRVEFVDNAVSNRVPAEDGRGVYALLCDPQGGIETDMYVYNAEERLLVFVPPERAEPVREDWAGKVFIQDVEIADVSAEFGVFGVHGPKSTEKIASVLGGPGAPEEPLSFVRGSMVDAGVTVIATDAPLGEEGYEVVCGAGDAPDVFDTLVNRGLNAAPFGYRTWDALSLEAGTPLFEHELEGTIPNVLGIRNALDFEKGCYVGQEVVSRVENQGRPSRRLVGLALDGLVDDLAGIDGDADPDGVTDRLPDRGAAVFAGDAAVGEVTRAVVGPALEEPIAFALVDFDAAAESVTVRVDGAEVDATRTDLPFVEGSARSGRLPTYPSD; from the coding sequence ATGACGCTCGTCTCCGACGCCCACGACGGTCACGGCGCGCGCTATCGCGACCGCGGCGGCAGACAGGTCGTCGACCACTACGGCAAGCCCGCCCGCGTCGGGAAGGCCGTCCGGAACGTCGTGGGCGCGATAGAGATGGGATACGGCGTGCTCTCGGTCACGGGCGAGGACCGAGTGGAGTTCGTCGACAACGCCGTCAGCAACCGCGTCCCCGCCGAGGACGGCCGCGGCGTCTACGCGCTGTTGTGCGACCCGCAGGGCGGGATCGAGACGGACATGTACGTCTACAACGCCGAGGAGCGGCTGCTCGTCTTCGTCCCACCCGAGCGCGCCGAGCCCGTCCGCGAGGACTGGGCGGGGAAGGTGTTCATCCAGGACGTCGAGATCGCCGACGTCTCCGCGGAGTTCGGCGTCTTCGGCGTCCACGGCCCGAAATCCACGGAGAAGATCGCCTCCGTACTGGGCGGGCCGGGCGCGCCGGAGGAGCCGCTGTCGTTCGTACGCGGGTCGATGGTCGACGCCGGCGTCACGGTGATCGCGACCGACGCGCCGCTCGGCGAGGAGGGGTACGAGGTGGTGTGCGGGGCCGGGGACGCCCCGGACGTGTTCGACACGCTCGTCAACCGCGGGCTCAACGCCGCCCCGTTCGGCTACCGGACGTGGGACGCGCTCAGCCTCGAGGCGGGCACGCCGCTCTTCGAACACGAACTCGAGGGAACGATCCCGAACGTGCTCGGGATCCGCAACGCCCTCGACTTCGAGAAGGGGTGTTACGTGGGCCAGGAGGTCGTCTCCCGCGTCGAGAACCAGGGCCGACCGAGCCGCCGGCTGGTCGGACTCGCGCTCGACGGCCTCGTCGACGATCTCGCCGGGATCGACGGCGACGCGGACCCCGACGGCGTCACGGACCGGCTTCCCGACCGCGGCGCGGCCGTCTTCGCCGGCGACGCGGCGGTCGGCGAGGTGACCCGGGCGGTGGTCGGCCCGGCCCTCGAGGAGCCGATCGCCTTCGCGCTCGTCGACTTCGACGCCGCGGCGGAGTCGGTCACCGTGCGCGTCGACGGCGCGGAGGTCGATGCGACCCGGACCGACCTCCCGTTCGTCGAGGGAAGCGCCCGGTCCGGGCGGCTGCCGACGTACCCGAGCGACTGA
- a CDS encoding DUF6432 family protein — MAAKSEYRDRPDVQVALLDALVDRGDEGMTVLELRAAVDADIDAVEDALSALKEDSLITVESGDRVRVYPHDRVVPDSEPDESKPTGGLLESIRERLGL, encoded by the coding sequence ATGGCCGCAAAGTCGGAGTACCGCGACCGGCCGGACGTCCAGGTCGCGCTGCTCGACGCGCTGGTCGACCGCGGCGACGAGGGGATGACGGTTCTGGAGCTCCGGGCGGCCGTCGACGCCGACATCGACGCGGTCGAGGACGCGCTCTCGGCGCTGAAGGAGGACTCGCTCATCACCGTCGAGAGCGGCGATCGCGTCCGCGTCTACCCGCACGACCGGGTCGTTCCGGACTCCGAGCCCGACGAATCGAAGCCGACCGGCGGGCTCCTCGAAAGCATCAGAGAGCGGCTCGGACTGTAG
- the cca gene encoding CCA tRNA nucleotidyltransferase produces the protein MADLDAVLSRVRERALPDAEERERLRATAAELTERTRAAIADLPVEADVVQVGSTARGTWVSGDRDIDLFVRFPPNLDREELEEYGLAVGHAVLPEGHEEYAEHPYVKGVFEGFDVDLVPCHDIETAGDLISAVDRTPFHDAYLTERLDDDLAGDVVLAKAFLKGVGAYGSDLRTEGFSGYLTELLVAELGGFVPLVESARSWHPPVEFDPEGHAERTFEDPLVVVDPTDPTRNVAAVLSAANLARFQHYARDLLATPREALFEPRAPEPLDAGEVRDHLDRRETTPVAVVFDAPDVVDDQLWPQLRRSLDGVVRGLNEHGFDALRARAMVADGGDGGGESVRDGSARDGNARDERAALYVEVETATRPAVERHEGPPVAVRKHADRFYESYADDVDPDTYGPFIDGNRYVVEREREFTTVRGYLESDAAGDVALGAQIEPAFTHRDVLVGDAVATLADRFGRDLREFYEPRP, from the coding sequence ATGGCCGACCTCGACGCGGTGCTGTCGCGCGTCCGTGAGCGCGCCCTGCCGGACGCGGAGGAACGCGAGCGGCTGCGGGCGACGGCCGCCGAGTTGACCGAGCGGACCCGGGCGGCGATCGCGGACCTCCCGGTCGAGGCCGACGTGGTCCAGGTGGGCTCGACCGCGCGCGGAACGTGGGTCTCCGGCGACCGCGACATCGACCTCTTCGTTCGGTTCCCGCCGAACCTCGACCGCGAGGAGCTCGAGGAGTACGGGCTCGCGGTCGGCCACGCGGTCCTCCCGGAGGGCCACGAGGAGTACGCCGAACACCCCTACGTGAAGGGCGTCTTCGAGGGGTTCGACGTCGACCTGGTCCCCTGTCACGACATCGAGACGGCGGGCGATCTGATCTCCGCCGTCGACCGTACGCCCTTCCACGACGCGTACCTCACGGAGCGGCTCGACGACGACCTCGCCGGCGACGTGGTCCTCGCGAAGGCGTTCCTCAAGGGGGTCGGCGCGTACGGGAGCGACCTCCGGACCGAAGGGTTCTCGGGATACCTCACCGAACTGCTCGTCGCCGAGCTCGGCGGCTTCGTCCCGCTCGTCGAGTCCGCCCGGAGCTGGCACCCGCCGGTGGAGTTCGACCCCGAGGGGCACGCCGAACGGACGTTCGAGGACCCGCTCGTCGTCGTCGATCCGACGGACCCGACGCGCAACGTCGCGGCGGTGTTGTCGGCGGCGAACCTGGCGCGATTTCAACACTACGCCCGGGACCTGCTCGCGACGCCCCGCGAGGCGCTGTTCGAGCCGCGGGCTCCCGAGCCGCTCGACGCGGGCGAGGTCCGCGATCACCTCGACAGACGCGAGACGACGCCGGTCGCCGTCGTCTTCGACGCCCCGGACGTCGTCGACGACCAGCTGTGGCCCCAGCTCCGACGGTCGCTCGACGGCGTCGTCCGCGGCCTGAACGAGCACGGTTTCGACGCGCTCCGCGCTCGGGCGATGGTCGCGGACGGCGGCGACGGGGGCGGTGAGAGCGTCCGCGACGGGAGCGCCCGCGACGGAAACGCCCGCGACGAGCGGGCGGCCCTGTACGTCGAGGTCGAGACGGCGACCCGGCCTGCGGTCGAGCGCCACGAGGGGCCGCCGGTCGCCGTGCGGAAACACGCCGACCGCTTCTACGAGTCGTACGCGGACGACGTCGATCCCGACACGTACGGGCCGTTCATCGACGGGAACCGGTACGTCGTCGAGCGCGAGCGGGAGTTCACCACGGTCCGCGGATATCTCGAGAGCGACGCCGCCGGCGACGTCGCGCTCGGCGCGCAGATCGAGCCGGCGTTCACGCACCGGGACGTGCTCGTCGGCGACGCCGTGGCGACGCTCGCCGACCGCTTCGGGAGGGACCTCCGGGAGTTCTACGAGCCGCGTCCGTGA
- a CDS encoding fluoride efflux transporter FluC — protein MTAASPLLGAVAVGLGGAAGATCRHLVGLAVSGRRSLVAVNVLGSLALGAVLAAPVGSAVALGIGVGFCGAFTTFSSFAVETVSAAESGESGVAVGFALGVLLAAVAAVLLGAAIVAVATP, from the coding sequence GTGACGGCGGCGAGCCCGCTTCTCGGAGCGGTCGCGGTCGGCCTCGGCGGCGCGGCGGGCGCGACGTGTCGCCACCTGGTCGGCCTCGCCGTCTCCGGACGCCGGTCGCTCGTCGCCGTCAACGTCCTCGGGAGCCTCGCGCTCGGTGCCGTGCTCGCCGCTCCCGTCGGCTCCGCCGTCGCGCTGGGGATCGGCGTCGGGTTCTGCGGCGCGTTCACGACGTTCTCGTCGTTCGCGGTCGAGACGGTTAGCGCCGCGGAGAGCGGCGAATCCGGGGTCGCCGTCGGGTTCGCCCTCGGCGTCCTCCTCGCGGCGGTCGCCGCGGTCCTCCTCGGAGCGGCGATCGTCGCCGTCGCAACGCCGTGA
- a CDS encoding group I intron-associated PD-(D/E)XK endonuclease has translation MSRFEQYDRLGEPQKRGQATEAIVTAELIARDVSVLTPAYDNEPYDLVVRIDDEFYRLQIKTAYDGRNDGTVEFRTRSVRTKSEGYEREGYEGEIDYFAVLNVRMEEVYLVPIDDAGAATTTIRYEPAANNNRTNVNWHTEYRLDAVLDGLGSE, from the coding sequence ATGTCGCGTTTCGAACAGTACGATCGCCTCGGAGAACCACAGAAACGCGGACAGGCCACGGAAGCGATCGTCACGGCAGAACTGATCGCCCGCGACGTTTCCGTGCTCACCCCGGCGTACGATAACGAACCGTACGACCTCGTCGTCAGGATCGACGACGAGTTCTATCGGCTACAGATCAAAACGGCGTACGACGGGAGAAACGACGGTACAGTGGAGTTTCGGACTAGAAGCGTCCGGACGAAAAGCGAGGGATACGAACGCGAGGGCTACGAGGGGGAGATCGACTACTTCGCCGTCCTGAATGTCCGGATGGAAGAGGTGTATCTCGTTCCGATCGACGACGCGGGAGCGGCAACGACCACCATCCGGTACGAACCCGCCGCGAACAACAACCGTACGAACGTCAACTGGCACACGGAGTACCGACTCGACGCGGTTCTCGACGGGCTCGGGTCGGAGTAA